One segment of Cystobacter fuscus DSM 2262 DNA contains the following:
- a CDS encoding class I lanthipeptide produces the protein MNEMNPKRLSLNRETIRNLSDENLEQVAGGQRRGDDRDRGYSRRDYRGCNRPSQRRYGDRCRD, from the coding sequence ATGAACGAGATGAATCCGAAGAGGCTCAGCCTGAACAGGGAGACCATCCGGAATCTCTCGGATGAGAACCTGGAACAGGTCGCTGGTGGCCAAAGAAGGGGCGATGATAGGGATCGTGGGTATTCCCGCCGCGACTACCGCGGCTGCAACCGCCCCTCGCAGCGCCGCTATGGCGACAGGTGCCGCGACTAG